From a region of the Rathayibacter sp. VKM Ac-2804 genome:
- the ptsP gene encoding phosphoenolpyruvate--protein phosphotransferase, producing the protein MTLSTPSTAYASAKLQGTGVGRGLALGPVLRMPDPLPEPEDTASTRSVAQEEERAVSSLSATAATIRHRGERAGGSAKDVLDAQALMAEDPSLADDVKARLATGKTAERAVHEAFAGFRDLLVAMGGYMAERATDLDDVSQRVVAHLRGVPAPGVPESDEPFVLVARDLAPADTALLDLEKVLGLITSDGGPTSHTAILAREKSITAIVGTTGALDLRDGQLVILDASSGVVTVNPSDVEIGDAKSSIAERAEMLAAPVVPGALADGHAVPLLANLGSADGAANAVELGAEGVGLFRTEFLFLDAKEAPTVAEQAEQYTRLLAAFPGRKVVVRALDAGADKPLAFLNDDHEENPALGLRGLRALRASEQILRDQLTALAQADAATDADLWVMAPMVATVDETRYFTSMAKELGIRTAGVMVEVPSSALLADRILGVADFASIGTNDLTQYTLAADRMLGTVSAFQDPWHPAVLRLVGEVGRAGAALGKPVGICGEAAADPLLAVVLVGLGATTLSMSPSALADVRAELAEHTLEDAKRYAELALAADSAADARSAVTEAIAAS; encoded by the coding sequence ATGACGCTGTCCACTCCTTCGACCGCCTACGCCTCCGCGAAGCTCCAGGGCACCGGTGTCGGCCGCGGGCTGGCCCTCGGGCCGGTCCTGCGCATGCCCGATCCGCTGCCCGAGCCCGAGGACACCGCCAGCACGCGGTCCGTCGCTCAGGAGGAGGAGCGCGCGGTGTCGTCGCTGTCGGCGACCGCCGCGACCATCCGCCACCGCGGTGAGCGCGCCGGCGGCTCGGCGAAGGACGTGCTCGACGCGCAGGCGCTGATGGCGGAGGACCCCTCGCTCGCGGACGACGTCAAGGCGCGCCTCGCGACCGGCAAGACCGCCGAGCGCGCGGTGCACGAGGCGTTCGCCGGCTTCCGCGACCTGCTGGTCGCGATGGGCGGCTACATGGCCGAGCGGGCGACCGACCTCGACGACGTCTCGCAGCGGGTCGTGGCGCACCTGCGCGGCGTCCCGGCGCCCGGCGTCCCGGAGTCGGACGAGCCGTTCGTGCTCGTCGCCCGCGACCTCGCGCCGGCCGACACCGCGCTGCTCGACCTCGAGAAGGTCCTCGGCCTGATCACGAGCGACGGCGGCCCGACCTCGCACACGGCGATCCTCGCCCGGGAGAAGTCGATCACCGCCATCGTCGGCACCACCGGAGCGCTCGACCTGCGCGACGGCCAGCTCGTCATCCTCGACGCGTCCTCCGGTGTGGTGACGGTGAACCCGTCCGACGTCGAGATCGGCGACGCGAAGTCCTCGATCGCCGAGCGCGCCGAGATGCTCGCGGCCCCGGTCGTCCCCGGTGCCCTCGCCGACGGCCACGCCGTGCCGCTGCTGGCGAACCTCGGCTCCGCCGACGGCGCCGCGAACGCGGTCGAGCTCGGAGCGGAGGGCGTGGGCCTGTTCCGCACCGAGTTCCTCTTCCTCGACGCGAAGGAGGCGCCGACCGTCGCCGAGCAGGCGGAGCAGTACACCCGCCTGCTGGCCGCCTTCCCCGGCCGCAAGGTCGTGGTGCGCGCGCTCGACGCCGGCGCCGACAAGCCGCTCGCCTTCCTCAACGACGACCACGAGGAGAACCCGGCGCTCGGCCTCCGCGGCCTCCGCGCCCTGCGCGCGAGCGAGCAGATCCTCCGCGACCAGCTCACCGCGCTCGCCCAGGCCGACGCCGCGACCGACGCCGACCTCTGGGTCATGGCGCCGATGGTCGCGACCGTCGACGAGACCCGCTACTTCACCTCCATGGCCAAGGAGCTCGGGATCCGCACGGCCGGCGTGATGGTGGAGGTCCCCTCCTCCGCCCTGCTCGCCGACCGGATCCTCGGAGTCGCCGACTTCGCCTCCATCGGCACCAACGACCTGACCCAGTACACCCTCGCCGCCGACCGGATGCTCGGCACCGTGTCGGCGTTCCAGGACCCGTGGCACCCCGCCGTCCTCCGCCTCGTCGGCGAGGTCGGGCGCGCGGGCGCCGCACTGGGCAAGCCCGTCGGCATCTGCGGCGAGGCCGCCGCGGATCCGCTGCTCGCCGTGGTCCTCGTGGGCCTCGGCGCGACGACCCTCTCGATGTCGCCGTCGGCTCTCGCCGACGTCCGCGCCGAGCTGGCCGAGCACACCCTCGAGGACGCGAAGCGCTACGCCGAGCTCGCCCTCGCGGCCGACAGCGCGGCGGACGCCCGGTCCGCCGTCACCGAGGCGATCGCCGCCTCCTGA
- the rplQ gene encoding 50S ribosomal protein L17, with protein sequence MPKPTKGPRLGGGPAHERLLLANLAAALFTHKSIKTTETKAKRLRPLAERLVTFAKRGDLHARRRVLATIGDKSVVHELFTEIAPLVAEREGGYTRITKIGPRKGDNAPMAVIELVLEPVTPKVKKSRTAAAPVSAPVEDETVVEDAPVEEAPVADTTEADATVQDAPVEDAPVETADETK encoded by the coding sequence ATGCCCAAGCCCACGAAGGGCCCCCGCCTCGGAGGCGGTCCCGCACACGAGCGTCTGCTGCTCGCGAACCTGGCCGCGGCCCTGTTCACGCACAAGAGCATCAAGACGACCGAGACCAAGGCCAAGCGCCTGCGTCCCCTCGCCGAGCGTCTGGTGACGTTCGCGAAGCGCGGCGACCTGCACGCCCGCCGCCGCGTCCTCGCGACCATCGGCGACAAGAGCGTCGTGCACGAGCTCTTCACCGAGATCGCGCCGCTCGTCGCCGAGCGTGAGGGCGGCTACACCCGCATCACGAAGATCGGCCCCCGCAAGGGCGACAACGCGCCCATGGCCGTCATCGAGCTCGTCCTCGAGCCCGTGACGCCGAAGGTCAAGAAGTCGCGCACCGCCGCCGCTCCCGTCTCGGCTCCGGTCGAGGACGAGACCGTCGTCGAGGACGCCCCCGTCGAGGAGGCGCCCGTCGCCGACACGACCGAGGCCGACGCGACCGTCCAGGACGCGCCCGTCGAGGACGCCCCGGTCGAGACGGCCGACGAGACCAAGTAG
- the rpsM gene encoding 30S ribosomal protein S13 — translation MARLAGVDIPREKRVEVALTYIYGVGRTSALKTLSDTGIDGNIRVKDLTDDQLVALRDYIEGNYKVEGDLRREVAADIRRKVEIGSYEGIRHRRGLPVRGQRTKTNARTRKGPKRTVAGKKKAGRK, via the coding sequence ATGGCACGTCTGGCAGGAGTAGACATCCCGCGCGAGAAGCGCGTGGAGGTCGCACTGACCTACATCTACGGAGTCGGCCGCACCAGCGCGCTGAAGACGCTGAGCGACACGGGGATCGACGGCAACATCCGCGTCAAGGACCTCACCGACGACCAGCTCGTCGCGCTCCGCGACTACATCGAGGGCAACTACAAGGTGGAGGGAGACCTCCGCCGCGAGGTCGCCGCCGACATCCGCCGCAAGGTCGAGATCGGGTCCTACGAGGGCATCCGCCACCGTCGCGGCCTCCCGGTCCGTGGACAGCGCACCAAGACGAACGCTCGCACCCGCAAGGGCCCGAAGCGCACCGTCGCCGGCAAGAAGAAGGCCGGCCGCAAGTAA
- a CDS encoding mannitol-1-phosphate 5-dehydrogenase, producing MPTAVHFGAGNIGRGFVGLILHGAGYELVFADVNAALIDQLAAADSYEVHEVGESPATHVVDGFRAINSSSDEEALVREIAAADIVTTAVGPNILRFVAPVIAKGLAARAESAPRLAVMACENAINATRLLQTEVAASLGADEWERLRTRAVFADTAVDRIVPNQDAGQGLDVTVESFFEWVVNRTPFEGSEPEIPGATWVDDLEPFIERKLFTVNTGHATAAYVGFAAGAHKLSDALALPEVHDAVKTALEDTKTLIVEKHGFSDEEQEAYLQKTLKRFANPHLTDTVDRVGRQPLRKLSRHERFIGPAAELAERGHVPSGLLTAIGAALRFDVPEDPQSVELKEKLAALSPEDFVAEVTGLGADHPLFAQVVAVVRG from the coding sequence ATGCCCACCGCCGTCCACTTCGGCGCCGGCAACATCGGCCGCGGCTTCGTCGGACTGATCCTGCACGGCGCCGGCTACGAGCTCGTCTTCGCCGACGTCAACGCGGCGCTGATCGACCAGCTCGCCGCCGCCGACAGCTACGAGGTGCACGAGGTGGGGGAGTCGCCCGCGACCCACGTCGTCGACGGCTTCCGCGCGATCAACTCGAGCAGCGACGAGGAGGCGCTCGTCCGCGAGATCGCCGCCGCCGACATCGTCACCACCGCGGTGGGCCCGAACATCCTGCGCTTCGTCGCTCCGGTCATCGCGAAGGGCCTCGCGGCCCGAGCGGAGTCGGCGCCCCGCCTGGCCGTGATGGCCTGCGAGAACGCGATCAACGCGACCCGCCTCCTGCAGACCGAGGTCGCCGCCAGCCTGGGCGCGGACGAGTGGGAGCGCCTGCGCACCCGCGCGGTCTTCGCCGACACGGCGGTCGACCGCATCGTGCCGAACCAGGACGCCGGCCAGGGCCTCGACGTCACGGTCGAGAGCTTCTTCGAGTGGGTCGTCAACCGCACGCCCTTCGAGGGCTCCGAGCCCGAGATCCCCGGTGCGACCTGGGTCGACGACCTCGAGCCGTTCATCGAGCGCAAGCTCTTCACGGTGAACACCGGCCACGCGACCGCCGCCTACGTCGGCTTCGCGGCCGGCGCGCACAAGCTGTCGGACGCGCTCGCGCTGCCCGAGGTGCACGACGCGGTGAAGACCGCGCTCGAGGACACCAAGACGCTGATCGTCGAGAAGCACGGCTTCAGCGACGAGGAGCAGGAGGCGTACCTGCAGAAGACGCTGAAGCGCTTCGCCAACCCGCACCTGACCGACACGGTCGACCGGGTCGGTCGCCAGCCGCTGCGCAAGCTCTCGCGGCACGAGCGCTTCATCGGCCCGGCGGCCGAGCTCGCCGAGCGCGGCCACGTGCCGAGCGGTCTGCTCACGGCGATCGGCGCGGCTCTCCGCTTCGACGTGCCGGAGGACCCGCAGAGCGTCGAGCTGAAGGAGAAGCTGGCCGCGCTGTCGCCGGAGGACTTCGTCGCCGAGGTGACCGGGCTCGGCGCGGACCACCCGCTGTTCGCGCAGGTCGTCGCGGTCGTCCGCGGCTGA
- the rplM gene encoding 50S ribosomal protein L13 encodes MTRTFSPKPADVQHDWIVIDASDVVLGRLATHAAALLRGKHKATFAPHMDMGDFVIIVNAEKVALTGQKLLQKKAYRHSGYPGGLTATTYAELLEKNPIRAVEKAIRGMLPKNSLGRAQLRKLKVYTGTEHPHAAQQPKAYAFTQVAQ; translated from the coding sequence GTGACTCGCACTTTTTCTCCGAAGCCGGCTGACGTCCAGCACGACTGGATCGTCATCGACGCGTCCGACGTCGTGCTCGGCCGTCTGGCCACCCACGCCGCTGCGCTCCTGCGCGGCAAGCACAAGGCGACGTTCGCGCCGCACATGGACATGGGCGACTTCGTCATCATCGTCAACGCCGAGAAGGTGGCCCTCACCGGCCAGAAGCTCCTCCAGAAGAAGGCGTACCGCCACTCCGGCTACCCGGGCGGCCTCACGGCCACCACGTACGCCGAGCTCCTCGAGAAGAACCCGATCCGCGCCGTCGAGAAGGCCATCCGCGGAATGCTCCCCAAGAACTCCCTCGGTCGTGCGCAGCTGCGCAAGCTGAAGGTCTACACGGGCACCGAGCACCCTCACGCGGCTCAGCAGCCCAAGGCGTACGCCTTCACCCAGGTCGCCCAGTAG
- a CDS encoding PTS mannitol transporter subunit IICB, with translation MTTTSATSTRGGTRVHVQRFGTFLSGMVMPNIAAFIAWGLITSLFIAAGWLPNGILGGFGDAAQIGWEGARTQLAAGEDGATFQQYVGLVAPMITYLLPLLIANTGGRMVYGQRGGVVASIATMGVIVGATIPMFLGAMIIGPLAAWLMKKVDSIWDGKIKPGFEMLVNNFSAGILGMLLSLGAFFGIAPIISFLTKILGDGVDLLVNAGLLPLTSIFIEPAKILFLNNAINQGVLTPLGTVMAQEQGKSYLFLLEANPGPGMGVLLAFAIFGVGIARGSAPGAALIHFVGGIHEIYFPYVLMKPALVAAVILGGMTGVATNVAFDSGLVAPASPGSIIAVLLQTSRDSYLGVILSVLLSMAVSFVVASFIIRGSRKRDLDAMAAGDDKLAAAVAANSSNKGKESAVGSLLNASGASNQDGASATATATQVRNIVFACDAGMGSSAMGASVLRNKMKKAGFEDVTVTNKAIAALEDDVDLVITQAELTERARQRTPGAIHVSVDNFMNSPKYDEVVSLVAEQHGK, from the coding sequence ATGACAACGACGTCAGCGACGTCGACGCGCGGAGGTACGCGCGTCCACGTCCAGCGATTCGGCACCTTCCTCTCGGGGATGGTCATGCCGAACATCGCGGCCTTCATCGCGTGGGGTCTCATCACCTCGCTCTTCATCGCCGCGGGCTGGCTGCCCAACGGCATCCTCGGCGGCTTCGGCGACGCAGCCCAGATCGGCTGGGAGGGTGCCCGCACCCAGCTCGCCGCCGGTGAGGACGGCGCGACCTTCCAGCAGTACGTGGGTCTCGTCGCCCCGATGATCACCTACCTGCTGCCCCTGCTCATCGCGAACACCGGTGGCCGCATGGTCTACGGCCAGCGCGGTGGCGTGGTCGCCTCGATCGCCACCATGGGCGTCATCGTCGGCGCCACCATCCCGATGTTCCTCGGCGCCATGATCATCGGCCCGCTGGCCGCGTGGCTGATGAAGAAGGTCGACTCGATCTGGGACGGCAAGATCAAGCCCGGCTTCGAGATGCTGGTCAACAACTTCTCCGCCGGAATCCTCGGCATGCTGCTCTCGCTCGGCGCGTTCTTCGGCATCGCCCCGATCATCTCGTTCCTCACCAAGATCCTCGGCGACGGCGTCGACCTCCTGGTGAACGCGGGCCTGCTGCCGCTGACCTCGATCTTCATCGAGCCGGCCAAGATCCTGTTCCTCAACAACGCCATCAACCAGGGCGTCCTCACCCCGCTCGGCACCGTCATGGCGCAGGAGCAGGGCAAGTCGTACCTGTTCCTGCTCGAGGCCAACCCCGGCCCCGGCATGGGCGTGCTGCTCGCCTTCGCGATCTTCGGTGTGGGCATCGCCCGCGGCTCCGCTCCCGGCGCCGCGCTGATCCACTTCGTCGGCGGCATCCACGAGATCTACTTCCCCTACGTGCTGATGAAGCCCGCGCTCGTCGCGGCCGTCATCCTCGGCGGCATGACCGGCGTCGCGACCAACGTCGCGTTCGACTCCGGCCTCGTCGCCCCGGCATCGCCGGGATCGATCATCGCGGTGCTCCTGCAGACCTCGCGGGACAGCTACCTCGGCGTGATCCTCTCGGTCCTGCTCTCGATGGCCGTGTCGTTCGTCGTCGCGTCGTTCATCATCCGCGGCAGCCGCAAGCGCGACCTCGACGCGATGGCCGCCGGTGACGACAAGCTCGCCGCCGCCGTCGCCGCCAACTCGTCCAACAAGGGCAAGGAGAGCGCCGTCGGCTCGCTCCTCAACGCGAGCGGCGCCTCCAACCAGGACGGCGCCTCGGCGACCGCCACCGCCACCCAGGTCCGCAACATCGTCTTCGCCTGCGACGCCGGGATGGGATCGTCCGCCATGGGCGCGTCCGTCCTGCGGAACAAGATGAAGAAGGCGGGCTTCGAGGACGTCACGGTCACCAACAAGGCGATCGCGGCCCTCGAGGACGACGTCGACCTGGTCATCACCCAGGCCGAGCTGACCGAGCGGGCGCGCCAGCGCACGCCGGGCGCGATCCACGTCTCCGTCGACAACTTCATGAACAGCCCGAAGTACGACGAGGTCGTCTCGCTCGTCGCGGAGCAGCACGGCAAGTAA
- a CDS encoding PTS sugar transporter subunit IIC, protein MRTILIVCGAGASSTFLAHRLRAGAKQRGIDAVFRSETLTGVADALPLADVLLVGPHLESQFDELRQRAVHVGAAAALLPHDVFGAHGADAVLDTLPVLFAARAVVAGSDGDAPPPATGAAPGTGNH, encoded by the coding sequence GTGCGCACGATCCTGATCGTCTGCGGTGCAGGCGCGTCGAGCACGTTCCTGGCCCACCGGCTGCGAGCGGGCGCGAAGCAGCGCGGCATCGATGCCGTGTTCCGATCCGAGACCCTCACGGGTGTCGCGGACGCCCTGCCCCTGGCGGACGTCCTCCTGGTCGGACCGCATCTCGAGTCGCAGTTCGACGAGCTCCGCCAGCGCGCGGTGCACGTCGGCGCCGCGGCAGCCCTCCTCCCTCACGACGTCTTCGGGGCGCACGGTGCCGATGCCGTGCTCGACACCCTGCCCGTCCTCTTCGCCGCTCGCGCGGTCGTCGCAGGATCGGACGGGGACGCCCCACCTCCCGCCACGGGCGCCGCGCCCGGCACCGGGAACCACTGA
- a CDS encoding DNA-directed RNA polymerase subunit alpha, translating into MLIAQRPTLTEENISEFRSRFVIEPLEPGFGYTLGNSLRRTLLSSIPGAAVTSIRIDGVLHEFTTVPGVREDVTEIILNIKGLVVSSEHDEPITAYLRKQGAGQVTAADISAPAGVEIHNPDLVIATLNDKAKFELELTIERGRGYVSATQNRSEFSEAGQIPVDSIYSPVLKVTYRVEATRAGERTDFDRLVVDVESKPAITPRDAIASAGRTLTELFGLARELNNAAEGIEIGPAPVDAVLSTELSMPIEDLDLSVRSYNCLKREGINNVNELVALSETQLMNIRNFGQKSVDEVKEKLTELGLSLKDSVPGFDGAHFYSYDDESI; encoded by the coding sequence GTGCTTATCGCACAGCGTCCGACGCTCACCGAGGAGAACATCTCGGAGTTCCGTTCCCGCTTCGTCATCGAGCCCCTCGAGCCCGGCTTCGGCTACACGCTCGGCAACTCGCTGCGTCGCACCCTGCTGTCCTCCATCCCCGGCGCCGCTGTCACCAGCATCCGGATCGACGGAGTCCTGCACGAGTTCACGACCGTCCCGGGCGTCCGCGAGGACGTCACCGAGATCATCCTGAACATCAAGGGACTCGTCGTCTCCTCCGAGCACGACGAGCCGATCACCGCCTACCTGCGCAAGCAGGGCGCCGGCCAGGTCACCGCCGCCGACATCTCGGCTCCGGCCGGTGTCGAGATCCACAACCCGGACCTCGTCATCGCGACCCTGAACGACAAGGCGAAGTTCGAGCTCGAGCTCACCATCGAGCGCGGCCGCGGCTACGTCTCGGCGACCCAGAACCGCAGCGAGTTCTCCGAGGCCGGCCAGATCCCGGTCGACTCGATCTACTCGCCCGTGCTCAAGGTCACCTACCGCGTCGAGGCCACCCGTGCCGGCGAGCGCACCGACTTCGACCGCCTGGTCGTCGACGTCGAGTCGAAGCCGGCCATCACGCCGCGCGACGCCATCGCGTCGGCCGGTCGCACCCTGACCGAGCTGTTCGGACTCGCCCGCGAGCTGAACAACGCGGCCGAGGGCATCGAGATCGGCCCCGCGCCGGTCGACGCCGTCCTCTCGACCGAGCTGTCCATGCCCATCGAGGACCTCGACCTCTCGGTGCGCAGCTACAACTGCCTCAAGCGCGAGGGCATCAACAACGTCAACGAGCTCGTCGCCCTCTCGGAGACGCAGCTCATGAACATCCGCAACTTCGGTCAGAAGTCGGTGGATGAGGTCAAGGAGAAGCTGACGGAGCTGGGCCTGTCGCTGAAGGACTCGGTCCCCGGGTTCGACGGCGCCCACTTCTACAGCTACGACGACGAGAGCATCTAG
- a CDS encoding tRNA pseudouridine synthase A produces the protein MLRRVRLDLAYEGTHFAGWALQPGLRTVQGVLEDALGLLLRSEERTVVTVAGRTDAGVHASAQVAHLDLTPQQWSRLNGRPRAGTEAVEPEVVLQRKLQGILGQYSDLSVHRVSRAPEGFDARFSARWRRYEYRLADRSSLRRPLERAYTTWINEAVDETLMAGAAESLLGLHDYASFCRARVGATTIRSLLDFTWERDADGVLHAHLRADAFCHSMVRALVGSCVAVGIGKLDAGELPLLRDAARRTNAFAVMPARGLVLREVDYPEDSELAERAVLTRVKRTLPGGNAEGEDDA, from the coding sequence GTGCTCCGCCGTGTCCGCCTCGATCTGGCCTACGAGGGCACCCACTTCGCGGGCTGGGCGCTGCAGCCCGGTCTCCGCACCGTCCAGGGCGTCCTGGAGGACGCGCTCGGGCTCCTGCTGCGCTCCGAGGAGCGGACGGTCGTCACGGTCGCCGGCCGGACGGATGCGGGTGTCCACGCGAGCGCCCAGGTGGCGCACCTCGATCTCACTCCGCAGCAGTGGTCACGCCTGAACGGCCGGCCCCGCGCCGGGACCGAGGCCGTCGAGCCGGAGGTCGTGCTCCAGCGCAAGCTGCAGGGGATCCTCGGCCAGTACTCCGACCTGTCCGTGCACCGGGTCTCGCGGGCGCCCGAGGGCTTCGACGCCCGCTTCTCGGCGCGCTGGCGGCGCTACGAGTACCGGCTCGCGGACCGGTCCTCGCTCCGCCGGCCACTCGAGCGCGCCTACACGACCTGGATCAACGAGGCGGTCGACGAGACTCTGATGGCGGGCGCCGCGGAATCCCTGCTCGGCCTGCACGACTACGCCTCGTTCTGCCGGGCGCGCGTCGGGGCGACCACCATCCGCAGCCTGCTCGACTTCACCTGGGAGCGGGACGCGGACGGTGTCCTGCACGCGCACCTGCGCGCCGACGCCTTCTGCCACAGCATGGTGCGAGCGCTCGTCGGCTCCTGCGTGGCCGTGGGGATCGGCAAGCTGGACGCGGGGGAGCTCCCGCTGCTGCGGGACGCCGCGCGGCGCACCAACGCCTTCGCCGTCATGCCGGCGCGCGGTCTCGTCCTGCGCGAGGTCGACTACCCTGAGGACTCCGAACTGGCCGAGCGGGCCGTGCTCACCCGGGTGAAGCGCACCCTGCCGGGCGGGAACGCCGAGGGGGAGGACGACGCGTGA
- a CDS encoding HPr family phosphocarrier protein, with translation MVERTVQVASSKGLHARPASLFSQAAAKSGQKVLVKKGEGTAVNAASILGIISLGIEHGDSLTLSVEGDNEQAVLEELSEFLSTDHDA, from the coding sequence ATGGTCGAGCGCACCGTGCAGGTTGCATCGTCGAAGGGCCTCCACGCCCGTCCCGCCTCGCTCTTCAGCCAGGCCGCGGCGAAGTCGGGTCAGAAGGTCCTGGTCAAGAAGGGCGAGGGCACCGCGGTCAACGCGGCCTCCATCCTCGGCATCATCTCGCTCGGCATCGAGCACGGCGACTCGCTGACCCTCTCGGTCGAGGGCGACAACGAGCAGGCCGTCCTCGAGGAGCTCAGCGAGTTCCTCAGCACTGACCACGACGCCTAA
- a CDS encoding PTS sugar transporter subunit IIA, whose amino-acid sequence MSDVLTIGQINASGTATSKETAIKEAADMLVGVGAVTPAYHEAMLAREATVSTYMGNLLAIPHGTNDAKDEIRSSALSFVRYAQPIDWDGNEVRFVVGIAGVNNEHLEILSKIAIIFSEEDEVQKLLDAPDAQALYALLGEVNS is encoded by the coding sequence ATGAGCGATGTGCTCACCATCGGACAGATCAACGCCTCCGGCACCGCCACGTCGAAGGAGACCGCCATCAAGGAGGCCGCCGACATGCTGGTCGGCGTCGGCGCCGTCACCCCCGCGTACCACGAGGCGATGCTCGCCCGCGAGGCGACCGTCTCCACCTACATGGGCAACCTGCTCGCCATCCCGCACGGCACGAACGACGCGAAGGACGAGATCCGCTCCTCGGCGCTGTCCTTCGTCCGCTACGCGCAGCCGATCGACTGGGACGGCAACGAGGTCCGCTTCGTCGTCGGCATCGCCGGCGTGAACAACGAGCACCTCGAGATCCTCTCCAAGATCGCGATCATCTTCTCCGAGGAGGACGAGGTGCAGAAGCTCCTCGACGCCCCGGACGCGCAGGCGCTCTACGCGCTGCTGGGCGAGGTCAACTCCTGA
- the infA gene encoding translation initiation factor IF-1: protein MAKKDGVIEIEGAVVEALPNAMFRVELTNGHKVLAHISGKMRQHYIRILPEDRVIVELSPYDLTRGRIVYRYK, encoded by the coding sequence ATGGCCAAAAAAGACGGTGTCATCGAAATCGAAGGTGCGGTTGTCGAGGCGCTCCCCAACGCGATGTTCCGCGTGGAGCTCACCAACGGACACAAGGTTCTCGCCCACATCTCGGGCAAGATGCGTCAGCACTACATCCGCATCCTCCCCGAGGACCGCGTGATCGTGGAGCTCAGCCCCTACGACCTGACCCGCGGCCGGATCGTCTACCGCTACAAGTAG
- the rpmJ gene encoding 50S ribosomal protein L36, translating to MKVNPSVKRICDHCKIIRRHGNVMVICSSNPRHKQRQG from the coding sequence ATGAAGGTCAACCCCAGCGTCAAGCGCATCTGCGACCACTGCAAGATCATCCGCCGCCACGGCAACGTGATGGTCATCTGCAGCAGCAACCCCCGCCACAAGCAGCGCCAGGGCTAG
- the lepB gene encoding signal peptidase I, whose protein sequence is MARTEKTTDGTPARSRRSWYSHPLVTVLVAIVVIALVQTFFVKVYTVPTGSMENTLQGGGFFGDRILVDRTAALQGEPESEQIVVFSRDARWGAADAVGNPLSEAVKYFGDVTSIGPSHEEFLVKRVIAVGGQTVSCCDAEGHVLVDGQPLVGDYVFEDFPFTPGTQDCDSQPASARCFQEYTVPEDTLFVLGDHRSNSNDSLGDCRGAPGPIDSCVKTVPIERVVGRVFAVAWPLTRWRLF, encoded by the coding sequence ATGGCGCGCACGGAGAAGACGACGGACGGCACCCCGGCGAGGAGCCGGCGGAGCTGGTACTCCCACCCGCTGGTCACCGTGCTGGTCGCGATCGTCGTCATCGCCCTCGTGCAGACGTTCTTCGTGAAGGTGTACACCGTGCCGACCGGCTCGATGGAGAACACGCTGCAGGGCGGCGGCTTCTTCGGCGACCGCATCCTGGTCGACCGCACCGCGGCCCTCCAGGGCGAGCCGGAGTCGGAGCAGATCGTCGTCTTCTCGCGGGACGCGCGCTGGGGTGCGGCCGATGCGGTCGGCAACCCGCTCTCCGAGGCGGTCAAGTACTTCGGCGACGTGACGAGCATCGGCCCGTCGCACGAGGAGTTCCTCGTGAAGCGCGTGATCGCCGTCGGCGGCCAGACGGTCTCCTGCTGCGACGCCGAGGGGCACGTGCTCGTCGACGGGCAGCCGCTCGTGGGCGACTACGTCTTCGAGGACTTCCCGTTCACCCCTGGCACCCAGGACTGCGACTCGCAGCCGGCCTCCGCCCGCTGCTTCCAGGAGTACACGGTGCCCGAGGACACGCTCTTCGTCCTCGGCGACCACCGCTCCAACTCCAACGACTCGCTCGGCGACTGCCGCGGAGCGCCGGGCCCGATCGACTCCTGCGTGAAGACGGTGCCGATCGAGCGGGTGGTCGGCCGCGTCTTCGCGGTCGCCTGGCCGCTCACCCGCTGGCGCCTCTTCTAG
- the rpsK gene encoding 30S ribosomal protein S11, with product MATPKSAARKPRRKEKKNIAVGQAHIKSTFNNTIVSITDPAGAVISWASSGGVGFKGSRKSTPFAAQLAAESAARQAQEHGMKKVDVFVKGPGSGRETAIRSLQAAGLEVGSINDVTPQAHNGCRPPKRRRV from the coding sequence GTGGCTACCCCCAAGTCGGCCGCGCGCAAGCCGCGCCGCAAGGAGAAGAAGAACATCGCTGTGGGCCAGGCCCACATCAAGTCGACGTTCAACAACACCATCGTGTCGATCACCGACCCCGCCGGGGCCGTCATCAGCTGGGCCTCGTCCGGTGGAGTCGGCTTCAAGGGCTCGCGCAAGTCGACGCCGTTCGCCGCCCAGCTCGCTGCCGAGTCGGCCGCGCGTCAGGCGCAGGAGCACGGCATGAAGAAGGTCGACGTCTTCGTGAAGGGCCCGGGCTCGGGTCGCGAGACCGCGATCCGCTCGCTCCAGGCCGCCGGCCTCGAGGTCGGCTCGATCAACGACGTCACCCCGCAGGCGCACAACGGCTGCCGCCCGCCGAAGCGCCGTCGCGTCTAA